In one window of Ovis aries strain OAR_USU_Benz2616 breed Rambouillet chromosome 3, ARS-UI_Ramb_v3.0, whole genome shotgun sequence DNA:
- the MGAT3 gene encoding beta-1,4-mannosyl-glycoprotein 4-beta-N-acetylglucosaminyltransferase isoform X4, which yields MMKMKRYKLFLMFCMAGLCLISFLHFFKTLSYVTFPRELASLSPNLVSSFFWNNAPVTPQASPEPGSPDLLRTPLYSHSPLLQPLSPSKATEELHRMDFVLPEDTTEYFVRTKAGGVCFKPGTKMLEKPPSGRPEEKMEAGDGASSSARGPGRQLLSARERAGSRGPGTRRKWVECVCLPGWHGPSCGVPTVVQYSNLPTKERLVPREVPRRVINAININHEFDLLDVRFHELGDVVDAFVVCESNFTAYGEPRPLKFREMLTNGTFEYIRHKVLYVFLDHFPLGGRQDGWIADDYLRTFLTQDGVSRLRNLRPDDVFIIDDADEIPARDGVLFLKLYDGWTEPFAFHMRKSLYGFFWKQPGSLEVVSGCTVDMLQTVYGLDGIRLRRRQYYTMPNFRQYENRTGHILVQWSLGSPLHFAGWHCSWCFTPEGIYFKLVSAQNGDFPRWGDYEDKRDLNYIRSLIRTGGWFDGTQQEYPPADPSEHMYAPKYLLKNYDQFRYLLDNPYQEPKSTAAGGRRNKGPEGRPPARGKLDVVEG from the coding sequence GATGAAGATGAAACGCTACAAGCTGTTTCTCATGTTCTGTATGGCCGGCCTGTGTCTCATCTCCTTCCTGCACTTCTTTAAGACCCTGTCCTATGTCACCTTTCCCCGCGAACTGGCCTCTCTCAGCCCTAATCTGGTGTCCAGCTTCTTCTGGAACAATGCCCCGGTCACGCCCCAGGCCAGCCCGGAGCCGGGTAGCCCCGACCTGCTGCGGACCCCACTCTATTCCCACTCACCCCTGCTCCAGCCGCTGTCGCCGAGCAAGGCCACGGAGGAGCTCCACCGGATGGACTTCGTGCTGCCCGAGGACACCACCGAGTACTTCGTCCGCACCAAAGCCGGGGGCGTCTGCTTCAAGCCAGGTACCAAGATGCTGGAGAAGCCCCCATCGGGGCGGCCAGAGGAGAAGATGGAGGCGGGCGACGGCGCGTCGTCGTCGGCGCGGGGCCCGGGCCGGCAGCTGCTGAGCGCCCGGGAGCGAGCGGGGAGCCGCGGCCCCGGCACGCGGCGCAAGTGGGTGGAGTGCGTGTGCCTCCCGGGCTGGCACGGGCCGAGCTGCGGCGTGCCCACCGTGGTGCAGTACTCCAACCTGCCCACCAAGGAGCGCCTGGTGCCGCGGGAGGTGCCGCGGCGGGTCATCAACGCCATCAACATCAACCACGAGTTCGACCTGCTGGACGTGCGCTTCCACGAGCTGGGCGACGTGGTGGACGCCTTCGTGGTGTGCGAGTCCAACTTCACCGCGTACGGGGAGCCGCGGCCGCTCAAGTTCCGCGAGATGCTGACCAACGGCACCTTCGAGTACATCCGGCACAAGGTGCTGTACGTCTTCCTGGACCACTTCCCGCTGGGCGGGCGGCAGGACGGCTGGATCGCAGACGACTACCTGCGCACCTTCCTGACGCAGGACGGCGTGTCGCGGCTGCGCAACCTGCGGCCGGACGACGTCTTCATCATCGACGACGCCGACGAGATCCCCGCGCGCGACGGCGTGCTCTTCCTCAAGCTCTACGACGGCTGGACGGAGCCCTTCGCCTTCCACATGCGCAAGTCGCTGTACGGCTTCTTCTGGAAGCAGCCGGGCAGCCTGGAGGTGGTGTCGGGCTGCACGGTGGACATGCTGCAGACGGTGTACGGGCTGGACGGCATCCGCCTGCGCCGCCGGCAGTACTACACCATGCCCAACTTCCGCCAGTATGAGAACCGCACGGGCCACATCCTGGTGCAGTGGTCGCTGGGGAGCCCCCTGCACTTCGCCGGCTGGCATTGCTCCTGGTGCTTCACGCCCGAGGGCATCTACTTCAAGCTGGTGTCGGCCCAGAACGGCGACTTCCCCCGCTGGGGCGACTACGAGGACAAGCGGGACCTCAACTACATCCGCAGCCTGATCCGCACGGGGGGCTGGTTCGACGGCACGCAGCAGGAGTACCCGCCGGCGGACCCCAGCGAGCACATGTACGCCCCCAAGTACCTGCTGAAGAACTACGACCAGTTCCGCTACCTGCTGGACAACCCCTACCAGGAGCCGAAGAGCACAGCGGCCGGTGGGCGGCGGAACAAGGGTCCGGAGGGAAGGCCACCCGCCAGGGGCAAATTGGATGTGGTTGAAGGCTAA
- the MGAT3 gene encoding beta-1,4-mannosyl-glycoprotein 4-beta-N-acetylglucosaminyltransferase isoform X2: MASRMKMKRYKLFLMFCMAGLCLISFLHFFKTLSYVTFPRELASLSPNLVSSFFWNNAPVTPQASPEPGSPDLLRTPLYSHSPLLQPLSPSKATEELHRMDFVLPEDTTEYFVRTKAGGVCFKPGTKMLEKPPSGRPEEKMEAGDGASSSARGPGRQLLSARERAGSRGPGTRRKWVECVCLPGWHGPSCGVPTVVQYSNLPTKERLVPREVPRRVINAININHEFDLLDVRFHELGDVVDAFVVCESNFTAYGEPRPLKFREMLTNGTFEYIRHKVLYVFLDHFPLGGRQDGWIADDYLRTFLTQDGVSRLRNLRPDDVFIIDDADEIPARDGVLFLKLYDGWTEPFAFHMRKSLYGFFWKQPGSLEVVSGCTVDMLQTVYGLDGIRLRRRQYYTMPNFRQYENRTGHILVQWSLGSPLHFAGWHCSWCFTPEGIYFKLVSAQNGDFPRWGDYEDKRDLNYIRSLIRTGGWFDGTQQEYPPADPSEHMYAPKYLLKNYDQFRYLLDNPYQEPKSTAAGGRRNKGPEGRPPARGKLDVVEG, encoded by the coding sequence GATGAAGATGAAACGCTACAAGCTGTTTCTCATGTTCTGTATGGCCGGCCTGTGTCTCATCTCCTTCCTGCACTTCTTTAAGACCCTGTCCTATGTCACCTTTCCCCGCGAACTGGCCTCTCTCAGCCCTAATCTGGTGTCCAGCTTCTTCTGGAACAATGCCCCGGTCACGCCCCAGGCCAGCCCGGAGCCGGGTAGCCCCGACCTGCTGCGGACCCCACTCTATTCCCACTCACCCCTGCTCCAGCCGCTGTCGCCGAGCAAGGCCACGGAGGAGCTCCACCGGATGGACTTCGTGCTGCCCGAGGACACCACCGAGTACTTCGTCCGCACCAAAGCCGGGGGCGTCTGCTTCAAGCCAGGTACCAAGATGCTGGAGAAGCCCCCATCGGGGCGGCCAGAGGAGAAGATGGAGGCGGGCGACGGCGCGTCGTCGTCGGCGCGGGGCCCGGGCCGGCAGCTGCTGAGCGCCCGGGAGCGAGCGGGGAGCCGCGGCCCCGGCACGCGGCGCAAGTGGGTGGAGTGCGTGTGCCTCCCGGGCTGGCACGGGCCGAGCTGCGGCGTGCCCACCGTGGTGCAGTACTCCAACCTGCCCACCAAGGAGCGCCTGGTGCCGCGGGAGGTGCCGCGGCGGGTCATCAACGCCATCAACATCAACCACGAGTTCGACCTGCTGGACGTGCGCTTCCACGAGCTGGGCGACGTGGTGGACGCCTTCGTGGTGTGCGAGTCCAACTTCACCGCGTACGGGGAGCCGCGGCCGCTCAAGTTCCGCGAGATGCTGACCAACGGCACCTTCGAGTACATCCGGCACAAGGTGCTGTACGTCTTCCTGGACCACTTCCCGCTGGGCGGGCGGCAGGACGGCTGGATCGCAGACGACTACCTGCGCACCTTCCTGACGCAGGACGGCGTGTCGCGGCTGCGCAACCTGCGGCCGGACGACGTCTTCATCATCGACGACGCCGACGAGATCCCCGCGCGCGACGGCGTGCTCTTCCTCAAGCTCTACGACGGCTGGACGGAGCCCTTCGCCTTCCACATGCGCAAGTCGCTGTACGGCTTCTTCTGGAAGCAGCCGGGCAGCCTGGAGGTGGTGTCGGGCTGCACGGTGGACATGCTGCAGACGGTGTACGGGCTGGACGGCATCCGCCTGCGCCGCCGGCAGTACTACACCATGCCCAACTTCCGCCAGTATGAGAACCGCACGGGCCACATCCTGGTGCAGTGGTCGCTGGGGAGCCCCCTGCACTTCGCCGGCTGGCATTGCTCCTGGTGCTTCACGCCCGAGGGCATCTACTTCAAGCTGGTGTCGGCCCAGAACGGCGACTTCCCCCGCTGGGGCGACTACGAGGACAAGCGGGACCTCAACTACATCCGCAGCCTGATCCGCACGGGGGGCTGGTTCGACGGCACGCAGCAGGAGTACCCGCCGGCGGACCCCAGCGAGCACATGTACGCCCCCAAGTACCTGCTGAAGAACTACGACCAGTTCCGCTACCTGCTGGACAACCCCTACCAGGAGCCGAAGAGCACAGCGGCCGGTGGGCGGCGGAACAAGGGTCCGGAGGGAAGGCCACCCGCCAGGGGCAAATTGGATGTGGTTGAAGGCTAA
- the MGAT3 gene encoding beta-1,4-mannosyl-glycoprotein 4-beta-N-acetylglucosaminyltransferase isoform X5 translates to MKMKRYKLFLMFCMAGLCLISFLHFFKTLSYVTFPRELASLSPNLVSSFFWNNAPVTPQASPEPGSPDLLRTPLYSHSPLLQPLSPSKATEELHRMDFVLPEDTTEYFVRTKAGGVCFKPGTKMLEKPPSGRPEEKMEAGDGASSSARGPGRQLLSARERAGSRGPGTRRKWVECVCLPGWHGPSCGVPTVVQYSNLPTKERLVPREVPRRVINAININHEFDLLDVRFHELGDVVDAFVVCESNFTAYGEPRPLKFREMLTNGTFEYIRHKVLYVFLDHFPLGGRQDGWIADDYLRTFLTQDGVSRLRNLRPDDVFIIDDADEIPARDGVLFLKLYDGWTEPFAFHMRKSLYGFFWKQPGSLEVVSGCTVDMLQTVYGLDGIRLRRRQYYTMPNFRQYENRTGHILVQWSLGSPLHFAGWHCSWCFTPEGIYFKLVSAQNGDFPRWGDYEDKRDLNYIRSLIRTGGWFDGTQQEYPPADPSEHMYAPKYLLKNYDQFRYLLDNPYQEPKSTAAGGRRNKGPEGRPPARGKLDVVEG, encoded by the coding sequence ATGAAGATGAAACGCTACAAGCTGTTTCTCATGTTCTGTATGGCCGGCCTGTGTCTCATCTCCTTCCTGCACTTCTTTAAGACCCTGTCCTATGTCACCTTTCCCCGCGAACTGGCCTCTCTCAGCCCTAATCTGGTGTCCAGCTTCTTCTGGAACAATGCCCCGGTCACGCCCCAGGCCAGCCCGGAGCCGGGTAGCCCCGACCTGCTGCGGACCCCACTCTATTCCCACTCACCCCTGCTCCAGCCGCTGTCGCCGAGCAAGGCCACGGAGGAGCTCCACCGGATGGACTTCGTGCTGCCCGAGGACACCACCGAGTACTTCGTCCGCACCAAAGCCGGGGGCGTCTGCTTCAAGCCAGGTACCAAGATGCTGGAGAAGCCCCCATCGGGGCGGCCAGAGGAGAAGATGGAGGCGGGCGACGGCGCGTCGTCGTCGGCGCGGGGCCCGGGCCGGCAGCTGCTGAGCGCCCGGGAGCGAGCGGGGAGCCGCGGCCCCGGCACGCGGCGCAAGTGGGTGGAGTGCGTGTGCCTCCCGGGCTGGCACGGGCCGAGCTGCGGCGTGCCCACCGTGGTGCAGTACTCCAACCTGCCCACCAAGGAGCGCCTGGTGCCGCGGGAGGTGCCGCGGCGGGTCATCAACGCCATCAACATCAACCACGAGTTCGACCTGCTGGACGTGCGCTTCCACGAGCTGGGCGACGTGGTGGACGCCTTCGTGGTGTGCGAGTCCAACTTCACCGCGTACGGGGAGCCGCGGCCGCTCAAGTTCCGCGAGATGCTGACCAACGGCACCTTCGAGTACATCCGGCACAAGGTGCTGTACGTCTTCCTGGACCACTTCCCGCTGGGCGGGCGGCAGGACGGCTGGATCGCAGACGACTACCTGCGCACCTTCCTGACGCAGGACGGCGTGTCGCGGCTGCGCAACCTGCGGCCGGACGACGTCTTCATCATCGACGACGCCGACGAGATCCCCGCGCGCGACGGCGTGCTCTTCCTCAAGCTCTACGACGGCTGGACGGAGCCCTTCGCCTTCCACATGCGCAAGTCGCTGTACGGCTTCTTCTGGAAGCAGCCGGGCAGCCTGGAGGTGGTGTCGGGCTGCACGGTGGACATGCTGCAGACGGTGTACGGGCTGGACGGCATCCGCCTGCGCCGCCGGCAGTACTACACCATGCCCAACTTCCGCCAGTATGAGAACCGCACGGGCCACATCCTGGTGCAGTGGTCGCTGGGGAGCCCCCTGCACTTCGCCGGCTGGCATTGCTCCTGGTGCTTCACGCCCGAGGGCATCTACTTCAAGCTGGTGTCGGCCCAGAACGGCGACTTCCCCCGCTGGGGCGACTACGAGGACAAGCGGGACCTCAACTACATCCGCAGCCTGATCCGCACGGGGGGCTGGTTCGACGGCACGCAGCAGGAGTACCCGCCGGCGGACCCCAGCGAGCACATGTACGCCCCCAAGTACCTGCTGAAGAACTACGACCAGTTCCGCTACCTGCTGGACAACCCCTACCAGGAGCCGAAGAGCACAGCGGCCGGTGGGCGGCGGAACAAGGGTCCGGAGGGAAGGCCACCCGCCAGGGGCAAATTGGATGTGGTTGAAGGCTAA